The Caldicellulosiruptor obsidiansis OB47 genome segment GATAAAAGTATTGGACTTAAAAATGTTTACAGAAGATTAATGCTTTATTATAACAACAATGCTGAGTTTTATATTGAAAGTTCTATCAAGAAAGGTACCAAGGTTATTATCAAACTTCCTTTAGAATTGCCAGCATTTGTTCATAAAATATGATGTGAGGGTGTGTAAATTATGTTTAAGATTCTTTTAGTTGAAGATGAGATATTCATGAGAAAGGGTATAATTAAACTTATTGATTGGGGAAGACTTGGATTTGAAATTGCATATGAAGCGGGAAATGGTCAGGAAGCTCTTGAGATCCTCAAGAGTGAGAAAGTAGATGTGATAATAACAGATATAAAGATGCCAGTAATGGATGGAATTGAGCTGATAAAAAGGGTCTCAGAGAAGTTTGAAAACAAGCCACCAATAATAATTATCAGCGGATACAATGAATTTGAATTTGCAAAGGCAGCTATAAAGTATGGTGTAAATGATTATCTATTAAAACCTATAGATGAGAATGAGCTTATTCAGACATTGGAGAAGATAAAGACAAGGATATTAAGCGAAAAGGAAGAGTATAAAAAGAAGGAATTATTTGAATATGTAAGAAGGAACTCAGCTTTTATAAAAGCTCTTGAGATACAAAATGATGATTTTCTTGGAAACAGTAGTGAAGACGGAGTGAAAAAATATTTTGGAATTTCAAAACAAGAAACTTTTCAATATGAAGATGATTTGACCATTTACGAAAAATTAATGGAAACGGAAAAGAGTGTAAATACTAAATATTCGAACAAAGGTGTAGAGATTAAATGTTATTTGGATAGTTACTTTAATTTGCTGTTTATAGTAAATGCTATTCAAAACTCTAAGAAAAATGGCTTGGTTAAACAGATTTTTAACGAGATAAGAAATCTGCTAAATTTGCAAACGATAATTGTTCAGGAGTGTATATCTTACCTGAAAATACATACATTATACAAACAGCTTTTAAGGAAATTTAACTTTGTCCAATTTTACGAAAAGAGTGGTATTATTGAGGCATCAGAAATAGGGGAATTTGAGCATTATCTTGAGGATAAAAAACTTTCAAAAGAGTTGATTAGACTAATCGAAGAAAAACGTTTTGAAGATATAAATGTTAAAATTTCGAAATTTTTTGATGAGTGTCAGACTAATAAAGTGTCGCCTGA includes the following:
- a CDS encoding response regulator transcription factor, with amino-acid sequence MFKILLVEDEIFMRKGIIKLIDWGRLGFEIAYEAGNGQEALEILKSEKVDVIITDIKMPVMDGIELIKRVSEKFENKPPIIIISGYNEFEFAKAAIKYGVNDYLLKPIDENELIQTLEKIKTRILSEKEEYKKKELFEYVRRNSAFIKALEIQNDDFLGNSSEDGVKKYFGISKQETFQYEDDLTIYEKLMETEKSVNTKYSNKGVEIKCYLDSYFNLLFIVNAIQNSKKNGLVKQIFNEIRNLLNLQTIIVQECISYLKIHTLYKQLLRKFNFVQFYEKSGIIEASEIGEFEHYLEDKKLSKELIRLIEEKRFEDINVKISKFFDECQTNKVSPDVIKGYILLAVLEIIDYFEAYQLFETDSIKFIFRTNMQKSKFLDKVMEILEQIINCIDENSKFNGSSFMKKIELFIKENYNKDITIKSIAQQFYINPIYLGRMFKKHFNMPFNKYLHLVRIENAKRLLLKTDMKIYEIAKEVGYSDPDYFALKFEEYVGKSPSKFRNSVSVNEE